CAGCAGGCCGATCGCCGTGGCCATGGCGGCGTCGATTTCGCGCTTGCCCTCGGGTCGTCGCCTGTAGCCGGCCTCGTATTCGCGGACGAGCTCCGTGTGCGCTTCGTGGCGAAGCCAGTGACGAAGGGCT
This genomic stretch from Candidatus Eisenbacteria bacterium harbors:
- a CDS encoding ribbon-helix-helix protein, CopG family, whose protein sequence is MPAAVKIAVTVPTELYRAVESARKRGSRSRSSVVQEALRHWLRHEAHTELVREYEAGYRRRPEGKREIDAAMATAIGLLRDEDDW